A DNA window from Macadamia integrifolia cultivar HAES 741 chromosome 4, SCU_Mint_v3, whole genome shotgun sequence contains the following coding sequences:
- the LOC122075286 gene encoding uncharacterized protein LOC122075286, whose amino-acid sequence MECNKDEASRAKEIAEKKFTAKDFSGAKKFSLKAQNLYPGLEGLPQMLATLDVYISAENKICGEADWYGILGVNPLADDETVKKQYRKLALMLHPDKNKSVGADGAFKLISEAWSLLSDKTKRIAYDQKCNVKGIQQKVPPTSGGTSAPPGANGYYNFTNPTTSKAKTQKSSARGPTSAPASSRTSKPNTFWTACNRCKMQYEYLRIYLNHNLLCPNCHEPFYAVETAPPPSNGSSAPTSWNFSQQRQNSNHHTDNKNAYASGKNTAASPNMGPGGVSGLHSFNHTNFQWGPFSRTTGVGSATASASAAAQAASVVQQTYEKVRREREESQAAARREEALRKKNHVSKKIGSGVSTGFSNSGSSPVLKGERPVKKRRGMDGEGGNTYGCEGASQTATGTGGAGLGSGVGVKQGISEMERVTGLSGTGKPNGLRDLSQQELRTMLMEKARAEIRKKLNEWSSTAVAKAADKKKEKEKEKEKDAVNGGTPDQNEAGGESVDTKKKIHSDKISSGTSGADLDTEAVEPMSINVPDPDFHDFDKDRSERSFGDNQVWAAYDDDDGMPRYYAMIHNVMSLNPFKMRISWLNSKSNSELGQLNWVGSGFAKTCGDFRIGKHEVNESLNSFSHRVRWTKGARGAIRIFPKKGDVWALYRNWSPDWDELTPDEVIHKYDMVEVLDDYNEEQGVTITPLVKVAGFKTVFHRHLDTREVKRFPREEMFRFSHQVPSYMLTGQEGPNAPKGCRELDPAATPLDLLQVITDVKEEEIVEIAEKAEEEEMVAEIAEGEHMVENPEKAEEEIVKNVKEAETEKIVGNIRESTEERMVEKAKQQLSC is encoded by the coding sequence atggagTGCAATAAAGATGAGGCCAGCAGGGCAAAAGAAATTGCAGAAAAGAAGTTTACAGCAAAGGACTTTTCTGGTGCgaagaaattttctttgaaGGCCCAAAATTTGTATCCCGGGCTTGAGGGTCTTCCCCAGATGTTGGCGACTTTGGATGTTTATATCTCTGCGGAGAACAAAATATGTGGAGAAGCTGACTGGTATGGGATCCTTGGTGTGAATCCCTTGGCTGATGATGAAACAGTTAAGAAACAGTACAGAAAGTTAGCACTAATGCTTCACCCTGACAAGAACAAATCGGTAGGAGCAGATGGGGCATTTAAGCTTATTTCAGAGGCCTGGAGTTTGTTGTCTGATAAGACCAAGAGAATAGCGTATGACCAGAAATGCAATGTTAAAGGAATCCAGCAGAAGGTTCCACCTACAAGTGGAGGAACATCAGCACCACCTGGTGCGAATGGTTATTATAATTTTACCAACCCTACCACCTCAAAGGCTAAAACTCAGAAAAGTTCTGCTCGAGGCCCAACGTCGGCGCCTGCTTCATCACGTACGTCAAAACCAAATACATTTTGGACTGCATGCAATCGCTGCAAAATGCAATATGAGTATCTCAGGATCTATCTCAATCACAATCTTCTTTGCCCCAATTGTCATGAGCCCTTTTATGCAGTAGAGACAGCTCCCCCACCTTCAAATGGTTCTAGTGCTCCCACATCATGGAATTTCTCTCAGCAGCGTCAGAATTCAAACCATCATACAGACAACAAGAATGCATATGCTTCTGGGAAAAATACTGCTGCTTCTCCCAACATGGGACCAGGGGGGGTTTCAGGGCTCCATTCATTCAATCACACAAACTTCCAGTGGGGTCCATTCTCTAGAACAACCGGTGTTGGTAGTGCAACTGCCTCAGCTTCTGCTGCTGCTCAAGCTGCAAGTGTAGTTCAGCAGACCTATGAGAAAGTGAGAAGAGAGCGTGAGGAGTCTCAGGCAGCTGCTAGAAGAGAGGAGGCGCTTCGGAAGAAGAACCATGTCTCTAAGAAGATCGGTAGTGGTGTATCTACTGGATTTTCTAATTCTGGTTCTAGCCCCGTTCTCAAAGGAGAGAGACCtgtgaaaaaaagaagaggcatGGATGGTGAAGGGGGAAACACTTATGGATGTGAGGGGGCATCTCAAACTGCCACAGGAACTGGAGGAGCTGGGTTAGGAAGTGGGGTTGGAGTTAAACAAGGTATTTCTGAAATGGAAAGGGTTACTGGTTTATCTGGTACTGGCAAGCCTAATGGTTTAAGGGATTTGTCACAACAAGAACTCCGAACTATGTTGATGGAGAAGGCACGGGCAGAAATCCGCAAGAAGTTAAATGAATGGAGTTCAACTGCTGTAGCCAAAGCTGCtgacaagaagaaagagaaagaaaaggagaaggaaaaagatgCTGTAAATGGTGGGACACCTGATCAAAATGAGGCAGGTGGTGAATCTGTGGATACCAAGAAGAAAATCCATTCTGACAAGATTTCATCTGGAACTTCTGGTGCTGATTTGGATACTGAAGCTGTTGAACCCATGTCTATCAATGTTCCAGATCcagattttcatgattttgacAAGGACCGATCGGAAAGATCATTTGGAGATAACCAAGTCTGGGCTGcgtatgatgatgatgatgggatGCCTCGTTATTATGCCATGATTCATAATGTGATGTCATTGAACCCATTCAAGATGCGTATCAGTTGGCTGAATTCCAAGAGTAATAGTGAGCTGGGTCAACTAAACTGGGTCGGTTCTGGCTTTGCTAAAACTTGTGGGGATTTCAGGATAGGCAAACATGAAGTCAATGAGTCACTCAATTCCTTCTCACACAGAGTGAGGTGGACAAAAGGCGCACGTGGAGCCATCCGAATATTTCCCAAGAAGGGTGATGTTTGGGCCCTCTATAGGAATTGGTCTCCTGACTGGGATGAGCTTACCCCTGATGAAGTAATACACAAGTATGACATGGTCGAGGTGCTGGATGATTATAACGAGGAGCAAGGTGTAACTATAACTCCTCTAGTCAAGGTCGCTGGATTCAAGACAGTTTTCCACAGACATTTGGATACAAGGGAAGTCAAGAGGTTCCCAAGAGAGGAGATGTTTCGGTTCTCACATCAGGTCCCTTCTTACATGCTTACAGGTCAAGAAGGTCCAAATGCTCCTAAGGGTTGCAGGGAGCTGGACCCAGCAGCTACTCCATTAGATCTTCTTCAGGTGATAACAGAtgtcaaggaagaagagattgTGGAGATTGCTGAAAAAgctgaggaagaagagatggttgcTGAAATAGCTGAGGGAGAACATATGGTGGAGAATCCTGAAAAAGCTGAGGAAGAGATTGTCAAGAATGTCAAGGAAGCTGAGACAGAAAAGATTGTGGGGAATATCAGAGAAAGCACAGAAGAAAGGATGGTGGAGAAGGCTAAACAACAGCTATCTTGTTGA